The following proteins are encoded in a genomic region of Saccharomyces mikatae IFO 1815 strain IFO1815 genome assembly, chromosome: 9:
- the FAA3 gene encoding long-chain fatty acid-CoA ligase FAA3 (similar to Saccharomyces cerevisiae FAA3 (YIL009W)) has protein sequence MSEQYSVAVGKAANEHETAPRRNIRVKKRPLIRPLNSSASTLYEFALECFNKGGKRDGMAWRDVIEIHETKKTVVRKVDGKEKSTEKSWLYYEMTPYKTMTYQELTWTMHDMGRGLVKIGIKPNGEQKFHIFASTSHKWMKTFLGCISQGIPVVTAYDTLGESGLIHSMVETESSAIFTDNQLLAKMIVPLQSARDIKILIHNEPIDPNDKRQNGKLYKAAKDAINKIREVRPDIKIYSFEEVIKIGKKSKDEIVLHPPKPEDLACIMYTSGSIGAPKGVMLTHYNIVSGIAGVGHNVFGWIGATDRVLSFLPLAHIFELIFEFEAFYWNGILGYGSVKTLTNTSTRNCKGDLIEFKPTIMIGVAAVWETVRKAILEKINDLSPVLQKIFWSAYSMKEKNVPCTGFLSRMVFKKVRQATGGHLKFIMNGGSAISIDAQKFFSIVLCPMIIGYGLTETVANACVLEPDHLEYGIVGDLVGSITAKLVDVKDLGYFAKNNQGELLLKGAPVCSEYYKNPIETAVAFTYDGWFRTGDIVEWTPKGQIKIIDRRKNLVKTLNGEYIALEKLESVYRSNSYVKNICVYADESRVKPVGIVVPNLGPLSKFAIKSRLMKKGEDIENHIHEKALRNAVFKEMIVTAKSQGLIGIELLCGIVFFDEEWTPESGFVTSAQKLKRREILAAVKSEVEKVYQENT, from the coding sequence ATGTCCGAACAATACTCTGTCGCAGTCGGTAAAGCTGCCAATGAGCATGAGACTGCCCCTAGAAGAAATATCAGAGTTAAGAAGCGGCCCTTAATTAGACCATTGAACTCGTCAGCATCTACTCTGTACGAATTTGCCTTGGAATGTTTCAATAAGGGCGGTAAGCGAGATGGTATGGCTTGGAGAGACGTTATCGAGATTCATgagacaaagaaaactgtCGTTAGAAAAGTAGAcggtaaagaaaaatctacAGAAAAGTCCTGGTTGTACTACGAAATGACACCATATAAAACTATGACCTACCAAGAACTGACATGGACTATGCACGACATGGGTCGTGGGCTGGTAAAAATTGGTATCAAGCCCAATGGAGAACAAAAGTTTCACATCTTCGCATCTACTTCACATAAATGGATGAAGACTTTCCTTGGTTGCATATCCCAGGGTATTCCTGTAGTAACTGCTTATGATACTTTGGGTGAGAGTGGTTTGATTCACTCTATGGTCGAAACTGAGTCTTCTGCCATTTTCACTGACAATCAATTACTGGCCAAAATGATAGTGCCATTACAATCGGCCAGAGATATCAAAATCCTTATCCATAACGAACCTATCGATCCAAATGACAAGAGACAAAACGGTAAACTTTATAAAGCTGCCAAAGACGCAATTAATAAGATCAGAGAAGTTAGACCAGACATAAAAATTTACAGTTTCGAGGAGGTCATCAAAATAGgtaaaaaaagcaaagatGAGATTGTTCTTCACCCACCTAAGCCAGAGGACTTGGCTTGTATCATGTACACTTCAGGCTCAATCGGTGCACCAAAGGGTGTGATGTTAACACATTATAACATTGTGTCTGGTATTGCTGGTGTGGGCCACAACGTTTTTGGATGGATTGGCGCTACAGATCGTGTTTTGTCGTTCCTACCACTGGCTCACATCTTTGAACTGATCTTTGAATTCGAAGCCTTTTACTGGAATGGTATTCTTGGGTATGGTAGTGTTAAAACTTTGACCAATACCTCGACACGTAATTGCAAGGGTGATTTGATCGAATTCAAGCCTACTATAATGATTGGTGTGGCTGCCGTCTGGGAAACAGTGAGGAAGGCTATTCTAGAAAAGATAAACGATTTATCTCCCGTGCTTCAAAAGATTTTCTGGTCTGCTTATAgcatgaaagaaaagaatgtaCCATGTACTGGATTTTTGAGTCGTAtggttttcaaaaaagtcaGACAGGCCACCGGCGGTCATCTAAAGTTTATCATGAACGGTGGATCTGCAATTAGTATAGACgctcaaaaatttttctccaTTGTTCTGTGCCCCATGATTATCGGATACGGGTTAACTGAAACAGTTGCCAATGCTTGTGTTTTGGAGCCTGATCATCTTGAATATGGTATTGTCGGTGATCTTGTTGGATCTATTACTGCCAAATTAGTGGATGTTAAGGATTTGGGttattttgcaaaaaacAATCAAGGAGAGTTGCTACTAAAGGGTGCGCCCGTCTGTTCTGAATACTATAAAAATCCTATAGAAACGGCGGTCGCCTTTACCTATGATGGCTGGTTTCGTACTGGTGATATTGTTGAATGGACTCCCAAGGgacaaattaaaattattgatagaagaaagaatttggtCAAAACTCTAAATGGTGAGTATATTGCATTAGAAAAGTTAGAATCTGTTTACAGATCAAATTCCTATGTGAAAAACATTTGTGTTTATGCGGATGAAAGTAGAGTTAAACCAGTGGGTATTGTAGTACCCAATCTGGGACCTTTATCCAAGTTTGCCATTAAATCACgtttaatgaagaaaggTGAAGACATCGAAAATCATATCCATGAAAAAGCATTACGAAACGCCGTTTTCAAGGAGATGATTGTAACGGCCAAATCTCAAGGTTTGATTGGTATTGAACTGCTATGTggtattgttttctttgatgaGGAATGGACACCTGAAAGTGGCTTTGTCACATCTGCGcaaaaattaaagagaagagaaattttAGCTGCTGTGAAATcagaagttgaaaaagtttaCCAAGAAAATACTTAG